Proteins from a genomic interval of Desulfobacterales bacterium:
- the larE gene encoding ATP-dependent sacrificial sulfur transferase LarE, which produces MKQMKILSKSLQSKFDHLKQCLAAMKAVAVGFSGGVDSAFLLRAAGDAMGKNVLAVTAVSETTPRRELGQAVLFARAVGVRHLQVPTRELDLPEFVDNTCDRCYVCKKYRFERIRQTAEAHGIFLLADGENLDDANDFRPGRRAADELGIRHPLVEAGMNKSDIRQLSQWLNLTTWNRPSSACLASRIPCGSRITAEKLRQVDEAEEFIRRLDISSQIRVRHEGETARIEADTAAICRLADDSIRQKIVTHLQRLGFRFVSLDLEGYCTGNMNTALRAD; this is translated from the coding sequence ATGAAACAGATGAAAATTCTATCGAAATCTTTGCAATCGAAGTTCGATCATCTGAAACAATGCCTCGCCGCCATGAAAGCTGTGGCGGTGGGATTTTCCGGCGGTGTGGACAGCGCATTTCTGCTCAGGGCCGCCGGTGATGCCATGGGGAAAAACGTGTTGGCCGTAACGGCCGTATCCGAAACCACCCCGCGCCGGGAGCTGGGACAGGCAGTTTTGTTTGCCCGCGCGGTGGGCGTTCGTCATCTTCAGGTTCCCACCCGCGAACTGGACCTTCCGGAATTTGTCGACAACACCTGCGACCGGTGCTATGTCTGCAAAAAATACCGGTTCGAACGGATCCGGCAAACAGCGGAAGCTCATGGAATTTTTCTCCTGGCAGACGGTGAAAATCTGGATGACGCCAATGACTTCAGGCCCGGCCGCCGGGCTGCCGATGAGCTTGGCATCCGGCACCCCCTGGTCGAAGCCGGGATGAACAAGTCAGACATCCGGCAGCTGTCCCAATGGCTGAACCTGACCACCTGGAACCGGCCCTCCTCCGCCTGTCTGGCCTCCCGCATCCCCTGCGGAAGCCGGATTACTGCCGAAAAACTGCGACAGGTTGACGAGGCCGAGGAGTTCATTCGCCGGCTCGATATCTCTTCTCAAATCCGGGTCCGCCATGAGGGAGAAACTGCCCGTATCGAAGCGGATACCGCGGCCATTTGCCGACTGGCAGACGATTCGATCCGCCAAAAGATTGTGACGCATCTGCAGCGCCTGGGCTTCCGGTTTGTATCGCTTGATCTGGAGGGGTATTGTACCGGCAATATGAACACGGCCTTGCGGGCGGACTGA
- the larC gene encoding nickel pincer cofactor biosynthesis protein LarC gives MKTLIIDPRIAGIAGDMMVAALVDLTGSETPVATVAEAIRPLPACRRFDASVRQVESGGIGARQLDIQIDENRLSHPEDLLNAIHSVAEAVGLSKKGRGLAICITKDLIRAETRVHRSHVHLHEVGSLDTVFDVTGTILILEKSGFLDGSIYGMPPKLGNAVISMAHGNIASPAPATLEILCRHQLPFAESHENMELTTPTGAAILANITHKILDSYPAMTPVRTGYGAGLKPLPHGPNVLRLVEGRTGTPDHDRVVMLQTNLDDTTGEILGYTLSRLLEEGAVDAWIENAIGKKNRPVQILTALCQWSDYPHLSRVIMEQTGTLGLRVIEAGKIMARRETRTCTVRIEGQTHEVRIKVSTAGERRLHAKPEFDDIRAIAERHGLPPRQVAEAVMRQTDSDLK, from the coding sequence ATGAAAACACTGATTATCGATCCCCGAATTGCCGGAATCGCCGGCGATATGATGGTCGCCGCTCTGGTTGACCTGACCGGCAGCGAGACGCCGGTAGCAACGGTAGCCGAAGCGATTCGGCCCCTGCCCGCCTGCCGGCGCTTTGACGCATCGGTCCGGCAGGTTGAATCCGGCGGCATCGGCGCCCGGCAGCTCGATATCCAGATCGACGAAAACCGGCTCAGCCATCCGGAAGACCTGCTCAACGCCATCCATTCGGTAGCCGAAGCCGTCGGGCTGTCAAAAAAAGGGCGGGGTCTTGCCATCTGTATTACCAAAGACCTGATCCGGGCGGAAACCCGGGTACACCGCAGCCATGTTCACCTTCACGAGGTGGGATCACTCGACACCGTATTTGATGTGACCGGGACTATTCTGATACTGGAAAAATCCGGGTTTCTGGACGGCTCCATTTACGGCATGCCACCCAAACTCGGCAACGCCGTCATCTCCATGGCCCATGGAAACATTGCCTCACCTGCTCCCGCCACCCTGGAGATCCTGTGCCGGCATCAGCTGCCGTTTGCCGAAAGCCACGAAAATATGGAGCTGACCACGCCCACGGGTGCTGCCATACTGGCCAACATCACCCATAAAATTTTGGACAGCTACCCGGCCATGACCCCGGTTCGCACCGGATACGGGGCCGGTCTGAAACCGCTTCCCCATGGGCCCAACGTGCTTCGGCTGGTGGAAGGACGAACCGGTACGCCCGATCACGACCGGGTGGTAATGCTCCAGACGAATCTTGACGATACCACGGGAGAAATTCTCGGTTACACCCTGAGCCGGCTGCTTGAAGAAGGGGCCGTGGATGCCTGGATCGAAAATGCCATCGGCAAAAAAAACCGGCCGGTTCAGATCCTGACGGCGCTGTGCCAATGGAGTGATTATCCGCACCTGTCCCGGGTCATCATGGAGCAGACCGGAACGTTGGGGCTTCGGGTCATCGAAGCAGGGAAAATCATGGCCCGGCGGGAAACCCGCACCTGCACGGTCCGGATTGAGGGGCAGACGCACGAGGTCCGGATCAAGGTATCAACGGCCGGAGAGCGGCGGCTTCACGCCAAACCGGAATTTGACGATATCCGCGCGATTGCCGAACGGCACGGACTGCCCCCCCGACAGGTGGCCGAAGCGGTCATGCGGCAGACAGATTCGGATTTAAAATGA
- a CDS encoding NapC/NirT family cytochrome c, with the protein MKKYIIQSVLICVGIVLAFALFSTLYYTMVRTSTPGFCASCHEIKPAVRAWGASTHVNNAAGVMVDCMDCHLPAPQDTFDFFFSKTYHGIKDVAVHFFGDAYDRDKSRSAAYEFFDNDQCQKCHRNLLSMPHSRGAMLAHRSVMYARPGYEKRCVDCHYDLVHKDKTSVMFRQYRKQPYQAKGLSVENLGI; encoded by the coding sequence ATGAAAAAATACATCATTCAATCGGTACTTATCTGCGTCGGGATCGTTCTTGCGTTTGCATTGTTCAGCACGCTTTATTACACGATGGTCCGCACCTCAACACCCGGGTTCTGCGCCTCATGCCATGAAATTAAACCGGCGGTTCGGGCCTGGGGGGCGTCCACCCATGTTAACAATGCAGCCGGGGTTATGGTGGACTGCATGGATTGCCACCTGCCGGCGCCTCAGGACACATTCGACTTTTTCTTTTCCAAAACCTATCACGGCATCAAAGACGTTGCAGTCCATTTTTTTGGTGATGCATATGACCGGGATAAGTCCCGAAGCGCCGCCTATGAATTCTTTGATAACGATCAGTGCCAAAAATGTCACCGCAACCTTCTCAGCATGCCCCACAGCCGGGGAGCCATGCTGGCCCATCGTTCCGTAATGTATGCCCGCCCGGGTTATGAGAAGCGATGTGTGGATTGTCACTATGATCTGGTTCACAAGGATAAAACGTCGGTCATGTTCCGACAGTACCGAAAGCAGCCCTATCAGGCAAAAGGGCTGAGCGTGGAAAACCTCGGGATATAA
- a CDS encoding multiheme c-type cytochrome — protein sequence MRRKATWMRVWMMAVIFLMMSGFQLASAQQPNFSKVKEYRIERSIPPEAVACIECHRAKTPGVFADWAKSRHANANITCLDCHLVQPGDEDIAKGHETYYNRSDMPYGEAKHKVPIASIVTPKDCSRCHPDEVIQYSKSKHANTLEIIWKIDPWLNKGMNSDNERKTGCFNCHGTVISIDDKGAIDPATWPNAGVGRINIDGSKGACTSCHTRHRFSVAEARMPEACDQCHLGPDHPQIEIFEESKHGTMYHAYKDEYNFNAAGGTWTAGIDYRAPTCAACHMSGSGKVTTSHDVTERLSWETQAPLTIRPSEFKAFPAQTEWQAEREKMKNICRQCHGDSWINDFYKGFDTSVQEYNDVYFKPAKAKLDELYEKGLLDSTKFFDEHLELQFYELWHYEGRRARMGSMMMAPDYAWWHGFYECKPRLNEFMEEADHVIETGQKAYVYPDYPNATGTTKRPEKLFPEGK from the coding sequence ATGAGAAGAAAAGCGACCTGGATGCGGGTCTGGATGATGGCCGTGATTTTTCTGATGATGTCCGGTTTTCAGTTAGCCTCCGCCCAGCAGCCTAATTTTTCCAAGGTAAAGGAATACCGGATCGAACGAAGCATTCCGCCTGAAGCCGTTGCCTGCATTGAATGCCACAGGGCGAAAACGCCGGGTGTGTTTGCCGATTGGGCGAAAAGCCGCCATGCCAACGCAAATATTACCTGCCTGGATTGCCATCTGGTTCAGCCCGGTGATGAGGACATCGCAAAGGGGCATGAAACCTATTACAACCGTTCGGATATGCCTTACGGAGAGGCTAAGCACAAGGTTCCGATCGCCTCTATCGTAACCCCGAAGGACTGCTCCCGATGCCACCCGGATGAAGTGATTCAGTACAGCAAATCCAAACATGCCAATACCCTGGAGATTATCTGGAAAATCGATCCATGGCTGAATAAGGGTATGAATTCGGACAATGAACGCAAGACGGGTTGCTTCAATTGCCACGGGACGGTGATCTCCATCGATGACAAAGGCGCCATCGATCCGGCGACATGGCCCAATGCCGGCGTGGGGCGGATCAATATCGATGGCAGCAAGGGTGCCTGCACGTCCTGTCACACCCGGCATCGTTTTTCAGTAGCTGAGGCCAGAATGCCCGAAGCCTGTGATCAATGCCACCTGGGGCCGGATCATCCCCAGATTGAGATATTTGAGGAATCCAAGCACGGCACGATGTATCACGCATATAAGGACGAGTACAATTTTAACGCAGCCGGAGGCACGTGGACAGCCGGGATTGACTACCGGGCGCCGACCTGTGCGGCCTGCCACATGTCCGGTTCGGGCAAAGTGACCACCAGCCATGATGTGACCGAGCGGCTGTCCTGGGAAACCCAGGCCCCCTTGACGATCCGGCCTTCGGAATTTAAAGCGTTTCCGGCGCAGACGGAATGGCAGGCGGAGCGCGAAAAAATGAAAAACATCTGCCGCCAGTGCCATGGGGATTCCTGGATTAACGATTTTTATAAGGGTTTTGATACGTCTGTGCAGGAGTATAATGACGTCTATTTCAAACCGGCCAAGGCAAAGCTGGACGAGCTGTATGAAAAGGGGTTGCTGGATTCCACGAAATTTTTCGACGAACACCTTGAACTGCAATTTTACGAACTCTGGCATTATGAAGGCCGGCGTGCGCGTATGGGCTCGATGATGATGGCACCGGACTATGCCTGGTGGCATGGATTTTATGAGTGCAAGCCCCGCTTGAACGAGTTTATGGAAGAAGCCGACCATGTCATTGAAACCGGCCAGAAGGCCTACGTGTATCCTGATTACCCCAATGCCACCGGAACTACTAAGCGTCCCGAGAAATTGTTTCCGGAAGGCAAATAA